A region of Thermothielavioides terrestris NRRL 8126 chromosome 6, complete sequence DNA encodes the following proteins:
- a CDS encoding 60S ribosomal protein L26, whose translation MAKVSPNVSSSRRKSRKAHFTAPSSVRRNIMSAPLSKELREKYNVRSIPIRKDDEVQIVRGSNKDKEGKVTSVYRLKYVIHVERVTREKATGQTVPIGIHPSNVVITKLKLDKDRENILARIKAGREQAAKAKGKSKA comes from the exons ATGGCCAAGGTCAGCCCGA ACGTTTCGTCCTCGAGGCGCAAGTCTCGCAAGGCGCACTTCACTGCGCCTTCGAGCGTCCGCCGCAACATCATGAGCGCCCCGCTCAGCAAGGAGCTCCGTGAGAAGTACAAC GTCCGGAGCATCCCCATCCGcaaggacgacgaggtcCAGATCGTCCGCGGCTCCAACAAGGACAAGGAAGGCAAGGTTACCTCGGTGTACCGCCTGAAATACGTCATCCACGTCGAGCGTGTCACTCGCGAGAAGGCTACGGGCCAGACCGTGCCGATTGGCATCCACCCCAGCAACGTGGTCATCACCAAGCTCAAGCTCGACAAGGACCGTGAGAACATCCTGGCCCGCATCAaggccggccgcgagcaggccgccaaggccaaggGCAAGAGCAAGGCTTGA